A single region of the Chloroflexota bacterium genome encodes:
- the lipB gene encoding lipoyl(octanoyl) transferase LipB: MAVATASTAVGAGSPSAEPLEVRWLGRVPYREAWALQHRLLEDRILERIPDQLLLLEHPAVLTLGRGADPLHVRASPAALEALGIEVIRVERGGEVTYHGPGQLVAYPILAVSRRGLLIRPLVRALEAAMIETCASFGVVAGRRDGHPGSWVAPEHTEARKIGALGLRIERGVSYHGIALNIAPNLAHFDLIDPCGMPGVVSTSIAVEAGWDAAALAPDAVAAEVARAGARFADAFAAGLARQPASSG; encoded by the coding sequence ATGGCGGTGGCGACGGCGTCGACCGCCGTGGGGGCCGGATCGCCTTCGGCCGAGCCGCTCGAGGTGCGCTGGCTCGGCCGGGTGCCGTATCGCGAGGCATGGGCGCTCCAGCATCGACTCCTCGAGGATCGAATCCTCGAGCGGATCCCGGACCAGCTCCTCCTCCTCGAGCACCCGGCCGTCCTCACGCTCGGGCGTGGCGCGGACCCGTTGCACGTGCGCGCCTCACCGGCCGCGCTCGAGGCGCTCGGGATCGAGGTGATCCGCGTCGAACGGGGCGGCGAGGTCACGTATCACGGGCCCGGCCAGCTCGTCGCGTACCCGATCCTCGCCGTCTCGCGCCGCGGACTCCTCATCCGGCCGCTCGTCCGCGCCCTCGAGGCGGCGATGATCGAGACGTGCGCGTCGTTCGGGGTCGTCGCCGGACGGCGCGACGGCCACCCCGGCAGCTGGGTCGCTCCGGAACACACGGAGGCCAGGAAGATCGGGGCGCTCGGGCTACGGATCGAGCGCGGGGTGAGCTATCACGGGATCGCGCTCAACATCGCTCCGAACCTCGCCCACTTCGATCTCATCGATCCGTGCGGGATGCCGGGCGTCGTCTCGACGTCGATCGCGGTCGAGGCGGGCTGGGATGCCGCTGCCCTCGCGCCGGACGCGGTCGCCGCCGAGGTCGCCCGGGCGGGAGCGCGGTTCGCCGATGCGTTCGCCGCCGGCCTTGCGCGGCAGCCCGCTTCGAGCGGCTGA